In Treponema vincentii, a single window of DNA contains:
- a CDS encoding M15 family metallopeptidase gives MKKILCIILCLSSFFCITAADPAMEAQLRNFVYPSAVPAEIRRHIGNDADAFLADLKQVLAAEKENLFILVDKRHLLPDGYTPQNLVTLHTGRAYIINRKDLSLTKTAEQALQEMALAAKRDGVTLVVSSSYRSYTYQKNLFDRYVRESGEKEAERFSARAGTSQHQLGTVVDFGSISDDFVQTRAGKWILRNASRYGWSLSFPKGYEAVTGYVWESWHYRYIGVEACVFQQKWFGDIQQYMLEFIDAWKKQTR, from the coding sequence ATGAAAAAAATACTTTGTATAATACTGTGTCTGTCATCGTTTTTTTGTATAACGGCAGCTGATCCTGCTATGGAAGCTCAGCTTCGCAACTTTGTATATCCCTCTGCTGTTCCGGCAGAGATACGGCGCCATATCGGCAATGATGCAGATGCTTTTTTAGCTGATCTGAAACAAGTTTTGGCTGCAGAAAAAGAGAACTTATTTATACTGGTTGATAAACGGCATTTGCTGCCGGATGGATATACGCCGCAAAATCTTGTAACGCTGCATACCGGCCGTGCATATATAATTAACCGGAAGGATTTATCTCTGACAAAAACGGCGGAACAGGCGTTACAAGAAATGGCGCTTGCAGCAAAACGGGATGGTGTTACACTGGTCGTCAGCTCCTCGTACCGTTCATACACATATCAGAAAAATTTATTTGACCGCTATGTGCGGGAATCCGGTGAAAAAGAAGCGGAACGGTTTTCCGCCCGTGCGGGAACAAGTCAACACCAACTTGGGACGGTCGTCGACTTCGGTTCTATCTCCGATGACTTTGTGCAAACGCGCGCCGGCAAATGGATATTGCGTAACGCTTCAAGATACGGGTGGTCGCTTTCCTTTCCCAAAGGATACGAAGCAGTAACCGGCTATGTATGGGAGTCGTGGCACTATCGCTATATTGGCGTAGAAGCCTGTGTCTTTCAGCAAAAATGGTTCGGCGATATTCAGCAGTACATGCTTGAGTTTATAGACGCTTGGAAGAAACAAACGAGATAA
- the prfB gene encoding peptide chain release factor 2 (programmed frameshift), with translation MLLEEYKPQIAALKADVDEIWRRLDSEAVKKRIAEKEAIAGQEGFWNDPKNAEKLLSEIKKLKNRIEPWETLIADIDDLQALYELTQEAGEEDNADSIQEIDTSLTNLQERFEKLNTLALLSDEVDGNDAFLTVHAGAGGTEACDWARMLTRMYLRWAERRGFTIETLDELEADEGLKSITLQIRGDYAYGFLKAETGVHRLIRISPFDANARRHTSFSSVYVFPVLDDTIEVNIRPEDLRVDTYRAGGAGGQHVNKTDSAVRLTHLPTGIVVACQNERSQISNRATAMSMLKARLYEYYRNEKEKENAKFATEKKGISWGNQIRSYIFQPYTMVKDHRTKHETGNIQAVMDGDIDGFIEDFLKKQWANQLMDEDSPE, from the exons ATGTTATTGGAAGAATATAAACCGCAGATTGCAGCACTTAAGGCCGATGTCGATGAAATCTGGAGGCGTCTT GACTCCGAAGCGGTAAAAAAACGGATTGCGGAAAAAGAAGCTATCGCGGGGCAAGAAGGTTTTTGGAACGATCCTAAAAATGCCGAAAAACTCTTGTCGGAAATCAAAAAGCTGAAAAACCGTATCGAGCCGTGGGAAACACTCATTGCCGATATCGACGATCTGCAAGCCCTCTATGAACTTACCCAAGAGGCGGGGGAGGAGGATAATGCAGATTCCATTCAAGAAATCGATACGTCGCTCACAAACCTTCAAGAACGGTTTGAAAAGCTCAATACGCTGGCACTCCTTTCCGATGAGGTCGACGGAAATGACGCCTTCTTGACCGTTCATGCAGGGGCAGGCGGCACCGAAGCGTGTGATTGGGCGCGGATGTTAACCCGTATGTATCTCCGCTGGGCGGAGCGCCGCGGGTTTACTATCGAAACGCTTGATGAGCTGGAAGCCGATGAAGGTTTAAAATCCATTACCCTACAGATACGCGGCGACTATGCTTACGGCTTTTTAAAGGCAGAAACCGGTGTACATCGGCTTATCCGTATCAGCCCGTTTGATGCGAATGCCCGCAGACATACTTCTTTTTCTTCCGTCTATGTATTCCCCGTGCTGGACGATACCATCGAGGTAAATATCAGACCGGAGGATTTACGGGTGGATACCTACCGCGCGGGCGGTGCCGGAGGACAGCATGTTAATAAAACCGACTCTGCAGTACGGCTGACGCATCTGCCTACCGGTATTGTCGTAGCGTGCCAAAACGAACGAAGCCAAATCTCTAATCGGGCAACGGCAATGAGTATGCTCAAGGCACGACTTTACGAATACTACCGCAACGAGAAAGAAAAAGAGAATGCGAAATTCGCTACCGAGAAAAAAGGAATTTCGTGGGGAAATCAGATCAGATCATACATCTTTCAGCCCTATACGATGGTAAAAGATCATCGTACAAAACATGAAACGGGCAATATTCAAGCTGTTATGGACGGCGATATAGACGGTTTTATCGAAGACTTTTTAAAAAAACAATGGGCAAATCAGCTTATGGATGAGGACAGCCCAGAATGA
- the cas2 gene encoding CRISPR-associated endonuclease Cas2 → MFVSIMIDPGGEESAAHLSELLTFYGFERVQRACWESTTISEKQLGALKREIDRVTDYYDVIRIYQYPVEGVLAISTLAKKKWRKLLIRPPKDS, encoded by the coding sequence ATGTTTGTATCGATAATGATAGATCCGGGCGGAGAGGAATCTGCCGCTCATCTTTCTGAATTGTTAACCTTTTATGGATTTGAACGGGTACAGCGGGCGTGTTGGGAGTCCACTACGATTAGTGAAAAACAATTGGGTGCTCTTAAACGCGAAATTGATCGGGTAACCGATTATTATGATGTTATTCGCATATATCAGTATCCTGTCGAAGGGGTATTGGCGATTTCTACGCTTGCTAAAAAGAAGTGGCGGAAACTCTTAATTCGTCCGCCTAAGGACAGCTAA
- a CDS encoding STAS domain-containing protein: protein MDNLTITEKTNDAFVLLTVAGSINSYTYHEFETKVYNLIKEHSIVLDVSRVTNLSSSGLGILMAASEDGAELGHKIYILNPSEVVKLAIASTGFTEVFPIIHSLDEVK, encoded by the coding sequence ATGGATAATTTAACGATTACGGAAAAAACGAATGATGCGTTTGTATTACTGACGGTAGCCGGTTCAATAAATTCATACACGTATCATGAATTTGAAACAAAAGTTTACAATCTTATTAAAGAACACTCAATTGTACTTGATGTGTCAAGGGTTACCAATCTATCATCGTCAGGCTTAGGGATTCTCATGGCTGCTTCTGAAGACGGGGCGGAGCTTGGTCATAAAATCTATATTTTGAATCCTTCAGAGGTTGTAAAGCTTGCGATCGCCTCTACCGGCTTTACGGAAGTGTTTCCTATCATTCACTCGCTTGATGAAGTAAAATAG
- a CDS encoding ABC transporter ATP-binding protein translates to MMPSSERYELFKLTDVAKSFTGTERPVLNGISFSVYDGDCVVVSGPNGSGKTVLMTLIAGLETPSSGSIVSSRKDGGELRIGLVFQEADAQILGDTVEEDALFGMRDSKLPKDVIAQRLETVLAQMGLYEKRRSPARSLSGGEKRRLAVAGILMMEADVIIFDEPFANLDFAGVVQVTAMIEQLQRDGKTVMVLTHELEKVLALANRLIILHKGRLVYNAEPEPALHSGILEQYGIRNPLCSYRVFSDLVWRTGDCR, encoded by the coding sequence ATGATGCCTTCCTCAGAACGCTATGAATTATTCAAGCTCACTGATGTAGCTAAATCTTTTACCGGTACCGAACGTCCGGTGCTGAACGGTATATCTTTCTCGGTATATGACGGTGATTGTGTTGTCGTATCGGGGCCGAACGGATCCGGTAAAACCGTACTGATGACGCTTATTGCCGGACTGGAAACTCCTTCCTCCGGTTCGATAGTCAGCAGCAGGAAAGACGGCGGTGAGTTGCGTATCGGACTGGTGTTTCAGGAAGCCGACGCTCAAATCCTCGGCGATACCGTCGAGGAAGATGCGCTTTTCGGTATGCGGGATAGTAAGCTGCCTAAAGACGTCATCGCACAGCGACTGGAAACGGTGCTTGCACAGATGGGCTTGTACGAAAAGCGCCGCTCGCCCGCACGTAGTTTGTCAGGGGGCGAGAAGCGGCGGCTTGCAGTTGCCGGCATCCTGATGATGGAAGCCGATGTTATCATCTTTGACGAACCTTTTGCCAATCTCGATTTTGCAGGAGTGGTGCAGGTAACGGCAATGATAGAGCAGCTGCAGCGTGACGGGAAAACGGTTATGGTACTTACCCATGAGCTGGAAAAAGTGCTTGCACTTGCGAACCGGCTTATCATCTTGCACAAAGGGCGTCTTGTTTATAACGCGGAACCGGAGCCTGCACTCCATAGCGGTATTCTTGAACAATACGGCATACGGAATCCTCTCTGCTCATACCGTGTATTTTCCGACCTTGTATGGAGAACCGGTGACTGTCGATAA